Part of the Amblyomma americanum isolate KBUSLIRL-KWMA chromosome 7, ASM5285725v1, whole genome shotgun sequence genome, gaggttgctgacactttcaattttctcactgtgcgcttctctttagattacctgtatagcctctcgagaaagcagatgacccaggctctcactgagtctttgttccctacaccattgtatcggcagccttatctggggtctttggacatcagtgttctaaagcgtgttaggcggatgtgcattcaggcagccgctaaaacgttctttttcaaactacacacagcgacgctgcctgtcaagacatttcttaatgacaaggggatgtttgtaccctggaaggtgaattgtcgtctgtgtaacgtgcctgagacaattgatcactgcttcatcctgtgccgtgatgccatgttcttttgggacatactacaacgaactcttaagaaggacattgaaattacaccatacactattagatttctgcctgttgacaaaaactctgttgtgccttatgacgtgtttgtgttgatgggactattcagtctttggaaaagccgtatgatggacagacatgccgagccaccaagatcgtccaaatctgtgtttcgggaacagtgtgcgttggtgaggagtgtatatgctgctcgcgacgaacctccaagctggctgccgtgcctagatgcttgtgtttgcctccctgaattttgatgttttgatggggatgcagtggtgagttagggctatggggggctcatattaagcagcccggtaacttgagacgcgaactagtctgattgaagttttcctcctttctacagaagttcttccatgcaataaagaaaaaaaatccagcagagtggcgcagtggaagcgtgctgggcccataacccagaggtccgtggatcgaaaccacgctctgctaaattttttttttcagcatgttgTCTGAAATTAAAATACCTAAAACATATGCCCGCTAATTCGTCCAGCAGAGTAACGCAGTgcattcgacttccggccaccgagcgtgacggacgcgttatcatgagctccgtcggagcggtttcagcggcccagtcgggccgcggtaacaggttttttgcggctACTGCCGATGATTACCAGGTTATTCTGCCCAATCTGCCATCCGGACGCATCGTCGCCAACACCGTTTTTATGAACGGCGATCCAAGAGCCCGGCCGTATCGTGTTGAAGACTACCGGGACACTTTGGCCAACCTTGGTGCGCTTCCCGAcgttgtggcgttgggggcgtatcaaatgaaccacgtgtgggctgtgacaatgacaactgctgatgctgctcagaagctgcttttggccgtcgacgtgaaggtaaaggatcgcccatgtttgctcattgatccgaataaccgagaggttcgcgtaaagctgcactggttgctgcatggcgttaccgacgaagacgttcgcgtggcactgtcgccctacgggaaggtgttggaagtgacccgggagaagtggcgggcgctcggtgtcactgaaaaagggtcgacgactcgtacagttggactaaaattgcatgccgacgtcaaaatagacgatattccgcatcagctcaagatagccggagagctaactcttgttgttgtgccgggcagcgctcctctgtgtctgcgctgcaagagcaccgggcacattcgtcgcgactgcaaagtgccgcgctgtagtcgctgtcgtcgtttcggccacgtcgatgctgattgcgcaaagacgtacgccagcgtagccggaccagtgcaggcaaacgacatatcggaccacctgatggacgaggaagactcagaggaaacagcaaggacgaGCCGTAACCTGGCTACGCAAGGTGCATCGTCGAACATTCAAGGGGACGCACTAATTGACGGCGGAGATaaacccgcagacaagcggcgacatgacgacgcagaaggcgggaacgagaaggatgaggcaacactacgggccacccctctcccggaggaggcgagaaaccacccaccgagccggcaccagtcaccgtgatggacagcgacagtattagtgccgctgcaaagcgacctcacgacCACGATGGAAGAACAATATTCTTCCACCGTGCTCACGACGCAGGCGAAAATGGGAAGGAGCttagtgtcgttgctgcagacgagccgccagccaagacgactgttggacggcgtccttcatttcgaccgctgccgaacacttcgGCGGCGCGCAGACGGCGGAAACGCCGCCTTTGCCGCCGTGAGGACCGCCCTGTGCTAACGCACTCACGATCAAACCGCAGCTGTGAGGTGAGCGCCATGCCCCCGGTTTTCTTTCTCGACTTGCTATGATGACTATGGATAAGTCCATTCGCGTGGCAACATTAAATGTCCGAGGGCTTGCCTCAAGGAGGAAGCAGAGTCAACTGTACCGCCTGTtaagcgactttgaccttgacattctagcagtgcaggagacgaaagtcgagggcgacgtggaaaccgggggcatggtgcagcaattcgtagcgcgatactgtgctattgtgagccattccgtgggatattcttcaggctgcgcattgttggtccgacatagtctaggagctaaaatagaagccgttacgtcatgcacgtcaggacggtttattgtatgtgatttcttgttgtcgtccttggagtggcgtgtaatctgtttgtatgcgccgactgttgccggggaaaggtgcaggttttttgaacagctaaaacagtatacccagtgtaataggttggtcattcttattggcgatttcaactgcgttctttcaTCCCGGGACAAAACTAGCACCCGACCGTACAAGGATGCAAGCACCACTAccctaaatgaaataatagggaacagtagtttggcggatgtggctgaatgccttggtggtggaagaaatacgcagtacacccattttcaggcttcgagccacgctcgtttggatagggcatacgtaagccttgatttggtacccttttgcaaggagtaccgagtgagcgctgtttcatttactgatcactgcttagtcagttttctagtagcaagcacgaaaaaaaaggaaaagaagcttcgagtggcagttatggaaattgatttcaaaattactggatgatgaaatttttatggcagacgtgacgacgcaagttgatgcaatgaaacatatgggtaatacgacgtacagagaaaaatgggaaaacttcaagcagacagttaaaatgaaagcattggagcgggcgagcgctatacgcagacaaaagggggcagaggaaaaaacgatgcgcagaaacttggaaaaattgatcagtgaagagtgtagtagacccggcatgttcatggacgatattcgcgcactaaagcataaaatagaacagttcgacatcgaaaggtaccacggtgctctggtgcgagcgagagctgaaaagctgatagcgggggaagttccatcaaaaagagcgttgggcgcagaaaagtggcacgcgcggcgcaatcagatagtggaaattgaagttggtggaaaagttagtgacacagcagaagatattgagcgcgctttcttcgagcactacagtgggttatttgcctactgctcagttgacattgatcgtttcaagaacaacttccttttgttgatgcccagcctagacgacagtacgaaggaattattggaggcagctatctcagtagaggaggtgaaaaacgctattgaaagcttgcagccggggaagtctccgggcccggatggtctgacctcagccttttataaacgtctaaaaagaacaatttcaccagttttagctgctgtctataatgaggcattcgatctcaatgtactgccgccttccttcacatcttcccacactgttcttataccgaaatcagaagacccctctgtattgcgcagagtaacttcttaccgtccaatttgcctcacaaatggagactataagataatgatgaaaattttcgctaagcgattgcagacagtcattactgacctggtggggccgcatcaaacgtgcggtattaaaggccgatctattttctcaaatatacatgtagcgcgtagtatccttgagtgctgcgacgcaatgggcacacaagtggcaatgatccaaattgatctggagaaagctttcgatagggtgcctcatgaaattcttctgtgcattctagatcatgtgaatgtgggtagaattattcgaggcggggtcgccatggcgtaccaggattgcacgacaagtctaattgtcaacaaggttgtgggtccacgcattccagtcaaacgcttggtgcgccagggttgccctctttcgccactgttgttttgtttgtatatagagtcattttgtttgagcgtgatacagagcgattgtatgcgcggttttaaactacatcagttagaagtccgactgttggcttatgcggatgatatagccatgttttgtaatgattacgacagtgtaacacaggctgttaagtgtgttaaaagtttttgtgcggccagtg contains:
- the LOC144098069 gene encoding uncharacterized protein LOC144098069, which translates into the protein MSSVGAVSAAQSGRGNRFFAATADDYQVILPNLPSGRIVANTVFMNGDPRARPYRVEDYRDTLANLGALPDVVALGAYQMNHVWAVTMTTADAAQKLLLAVDVKVKDRPCLLIDPNNREVRVKLHWLLHGVTDEDVRVALSPYGKVLEVTREKWRALGVTEKGSTTRTVGLKLHADVKIDDIPHQLKIAGELTLVVVPGSAPLCLRCKSTGHIRRDCKVPRCSRCRRFGHVDADCAKTYASVAGPVQANDISDHLMDEEDSEETARTSRNLATQAVSVTPPVTTPAKRPHDQTSPEGDKVAAPGVEEPPAKTAQSRRPKLRPRPNLSDDKRAGDKVLHEQADVLPPDDTGGNSGV